The following proteins are co-located in the Siansivirga zeaxanthinifaciens CC-SAMT-1 genome:
- a CDS encoding Crp/Fnr family transcriptional regulator — MSNTKYKSYYSIVMLNSVYPLSKALNKFLSESLVCTHYKKGEYIVKQDGVCNRLHLIRQGLVRGYFDYDNKEITTWVSTDNQMVTSILGYFSNQPAQENIQCLEETYTESLSYEDMHYALDNFKEMSILNRILMEEYYVFSEHRAFMARIPTARGRYKYFLKIMSPQIIDRLPKKYMASLLNMRPETLSRIENSFEYDLKSKSKLTYIK; from the coding sequence ATGTCAAATACTAAATATAAGAGCTATTATAGTATAGTAATGTTAAATTCTGTTTACCCACTATCTAAAGCACTTAATAAATTCTTATCCGAATCACTTGTTTGTACTCACTATAAAAAAGGTGAGTATATTGTTAAACAGGACGGTGTTTGTAACAGATTGCATCTTATAAGGCAAGGTCTTGTTAGAGGTTATTTTGATTACGATAATAAAGAAATTACAACTTGGGTAAGTACAGATAATCAAATGGTTACTTCTATTTTAGGTTATTTTTCTAATCAACCGGCACAAGAAAATATTCAGTGTTTAGAGGAAACTTATACAGAAAGTTTAAGTTATGAAGATATGCATTACGCTTTAGATAATTTTAAAGAAATGTCTATTTTGAACAGAATACTAATGGAAGAATATTATGTGTTTTCAGAACATCGTGCTTTTATGGCTAGAATACCAACTGCCAGGGGTCGATATAAATATTTTTTAAAAATAATGTCACCACAAATTATAGATCGATTACCAAAAAAATACATGGCGTCGCTACTTAATATGCGACCAGAAACACTTTCTAGAATAGAGAATTCCTTTGAATATGATTTAAAATCAAAATCAAAATTGACATATATCAAGTAA
- a CDS encoding methylmalonyl-CoA mutase family protein — translation MSVNLYKPKNKVRIVTAAALFDGHDASINIMRRIIQSTGVEVIHLGHDRSVEEVVNTAIQEDVNAICLTSYQGGHNEYFKYMYDLLQERNMGHIKIFGGGGGVILPSEIKDLMDYGITRIYSPDDGRAMGLQGMINDLVEKSDFKINFPQHFDVSTLSNKDPKTIANIISFAENDPDLAHDTLLKIKELNKNSASPVLGITGTGGAGKSSLIDELVRRFLIDFPEKTIGIISVDPSKRKTGGALLGDRIRMNAINNSRVYMRSLATRQSNLALSKYVNEAVEVLKAAAFDLIILETSGIGQSDTEIIEHSDISLYVMTPEFGAATQLEKIDMLDFADLVAINKFDKRGALDALRDVKKQFARNHNLWDVSPDDMPVFGTMASQFNDPGMNRLYRAVISKINEKTTSTLTSNFQVSSASEKTFIIPPSRSRYLSEIAENNRNYDKTASKQVDVAQTLYAIYKTLQSVSEVEIELNVHGIDANKIQLKDTNKQAFVKLLLAEFDYVKRHLHPDNWEIILGWNEKLNKYKNSTYSFKVRDKEIKIATHSKTLSHLEIPKVALPKYKAWGDILNWVLQENVPGEFPFTSGLYPFKRTGEDPTRMFAGEGSPERTNRRFHYVSKGLPAKRLSTAFDSVTLYGNDPDLRPDIYGKIGNAGVSICCLDDAKKLYSGFNLADEMTSVSMTINGPAPMMLGFFMNAAIDQQCEIYIKEHGLIKDVESKIEAIYGKKGIERPKYHGALPEDHDGLGLMLLGVTGDMVLPEAVYNDIKYKTLSQVRGTVQADILKEDQAQNTCIFSTEFALKLMGDVQEYFIKNKVRNFYSVSISGYHIAEAGANPISQLAFTLSNGFTYIEYYLSRGMNINDFGPNLSFFFSNGIDPEYAVIGRVARKIWAKALKHKYGANARAQMLKYHIQTSGRSLHAQEIDFNDIRTTLQALYAIYDNCNSLHTNAYDEAITTPTEASVRRAMAIQLIINKELGLTKNENPIQGSFIIEALTDLVEEAVLLEFDRITERGGVLGAMETMYQRSKIQEESLYYETLKHNGEFPIIGVNTFLSASGSPTVIPSEVIRATEDEKQNQIKTLQNLHKSHHYEAVLKDLQNTAIKNENIFEALMNVCKTCSLGEITKALFEVGGQYRRNM, via the coding sequence ATGTCCGTTAACCTCTATAAGCCCAAAAATAAAGTTCGTATTGTAACTGCAGCAGCTCTTTTCGATGGGCATGATGCATCTATTAACATTATGCGTAGAATTATTCAGTCTACAGGTGTTGAAGTTATTCATTTAGGACATGACAGAAGCGTTGAAGAGGTTGTTAATACAGCCATTCAAGAAGATGTAAATGCCATTTGTTTAACCTCATATCAAGGCGGGCATAATGAGTATTTTAAATACATGTACGATTTGCTTCAGGAAAGAAATATGGGGCATATTAAAATTTTTGGTGGCGGCGGTGGTGTTATACTGCCCTCTGAAATTAAAGATTTAATGGATTATGGCATTACCCGAATTTATTCGCCGGACGATGGCAGAGCTATGGGTTTACAGGGCATGATTAACGATTTGGTTGAGAAATCAGATTTTAAAATTAATTTTCCTCAGCATTTTGATGTTTCTACGCTATCCAACAAGGACCCTAAAACTATTGCAAATATTATTTCTTTCGCCGAAAATGATCCGGACTTGGCGCATGATACCTTATTAAAAATAAAAGAACTGAATAAAAATTCAGCTTCACCAGTTTTGGGAATTACCGGTACGGGGGGCGCAGGAAAATCAAGTTTAATAGATGAACTGGTTCGCAGGTTTTTAATTGATTTTCCAGAGAAAACCATTGGTATAATATCGGTAGACCCTTCAAAACGAAAAACGGGCGGTGCTCTTTTAGGGGATAGAATTCGAATGAACGCCATAAATAATTCTAGGGTTTATATGCGAAGTTTAGCTACCAGACAATCTAATTTGGCGCTTTCTAAGTATGTAAATGAAGCTGTTGAAGTTTTAAAAGCTGCGGCCTTCGATTTAATTATTTTAGAAACTTCGGGAATCGGACAAAGTGATACCGAAATAATTGAACATAGCGATATTTCTTTGTATGTGATGACGCCCGAGTTTGGAGCCGCCACACAACTAGAAAAAATTGATATGCTTGATTTTGCAGATTTGGTAGCTATTAACAAATTTGATAAAAGAGGTGCTTTAGATGCCTTACGCGATGTAAAAAAGCAGTTTGCTAGAAACCATAATCTTTGGGACGTATCTCCAGACGACATGCCTGTTTTTGGCACGATGGCCTCTCAATTTAATGATCCCGGAATGAACAGGCTTTACAGGGCTGTTATTAGTAAAATAAATGAAAAAACAACATCAACTTTAACTTCTAATTTTCAAGTTTCAAGCGCATCAGAAAAAACATTTATTATTCCGCCATCCAGATCGCGTTATTTATCTGAAATAGCCGAAAATAATAGAAATTACGATAAAACAGCATCAAAACAAGTTGATGTAGCACAAACATTATATGCTATTTATAAAACATTACAATCTGTTTCAGAGGTTGAAATTGAATTGAATGTACATGGAATAGATGCCAATAAAATCCAATTAAAAGATACCAACAAGCAAGCATTTGTAAAATTATTATTGGCCGAATTTGATTATGTAAAACGCCATTTACACCCAGATAATTGGGAAATAATTTTAGGGTGGAATGAAAAATTAAACAAGTATAAAAATTCTACCTATTCATTTAAAGTAAGAGACAAAGAAATTAAAATAGCAACACACTCTAAAACCTTATCGCATTTAGAAATACCAAAAGTTGCTTTGCCTAAATATAAGGCTTGGGGCGATATATTAAATTGGGTTTTACAGGAAAATGTGCCTGGTGAATTTCCTTTTACATCTGGTTTATATCCGTTTAAGCGCACCGGTGAAGATCCTACTAGAATGTTTGCGGGAGAAGGTAGCCCTGAGCGTACCAACCGACGTTTTCATTATGTTAGCAAAGGCTTACCTGCAAAAAGACTTTCAACAGCCTTCGATAGTGTAACGCTTTATGGCAACGACCCCGATTTAAGGCCCGATATTTATGGTAAAATTGGTAATGCCGGTGTTAGTATTTGTTGTTTGGATGATGCCAAAAAGTTGTATTCCGGATTTAATTTAGCCGATGAAATGACATCGGTAAGTATGACAATTAACGGACCAGCACCTATGATGCTCGGTTTCTTTATGAATGCCGCTATCGATCAGCAATGCGAAATTTATATAAAAGAACATGGGCTTATTAAAGACGTAGAGTCAAAAATTGAAGCTATTTATGGAAAAAAAGGGATCGAAAGGCCAAAATATCACGGTGCCTTACCAGAAGATCACGATGGTTTAGGCCTGATGCTTCTGGGAGTTACAGGTGATATGGTTTTACCGGAAGCCGTTTATAATGATATAAAATATAAAACCTTGTCTCAAGTTCGAGGAACCGTTCAGGCCGATATTTTGAAAGAAGATCAAGCGCAAAACACCTGCATTTTTTCAACTGAATTTGCCCTGAAATTAATGGGTGATGTACAGGAATATTTTATTAAAAATAAAGTACGTAATTTTTATTCGGTTTCTATTTCGGGATATCATATTGCAGAAGCAGGCGCAAATCCTATTTCACAATTGGCATTTACTTTGTCTAACGGCTTTACCTATATTGAATACTATTTGTCTCGCGGGATGAATATAAACGATTTTGGACCCAATTTATCTTTCTTTTTCTCCAATGGCATCGATCCGGAATATGCCGTAATAGGTCGAGTTGCTCGAAAAATTTGGGCCAAAGCCTTAAAACATAAATATGGAGCCAATGCGAGGGCTCAAATGTTAAAATATCATATTCAAACTTCAGGTAGAAGCCTGCATGCTCAAGAAATAGATTTTAACGATATTCGAACTACGTTACAGGCACTATATGCGATTTACGATAATTGTAATTCGTTACATACCAATGCCTATGATGAGGCTATTACAACACCAACCGAAGCATCAGTAAGAAGAGCCATGGCTATTCAATTAATTATAAACAAAGAATTAGGGTTAACAAAAAATGAAAATCCAATTCAAGGATCTTTTATAATTGAAGCGTTAACCGACTTGGTTGAAGAAGCCGTTTTGTTAGAATTCGATAGAATAACCGAGCGAGGCGGGGTTTTAGGTGCTATGGAAACTATGTATCAGCGTAGTAAAATACAGGAAGAGAGTTTGTATTATGAGACTTTAAAACATAATGGTGAATTTCCAATTATAGGAGTTAATACGTTTTTAAGTGCTTCAGGGTCACCAACAGTTATACCTTCAGAGGTTATTCGTGCAACAGAGGACGAAAAGCAAAATCAAATTAAAACACTTCAAAATCTACATAAATCTCACCATTACGAAGCAGTTTTAAAAGATTTACAAAACACAGCTATAAAAAATGAGAATATTTTTGAGGCTTTAATGAATGTTTGTAAAACCTGTAGTTTAGGAGAAATTACAAAGGCCTTGTTTGAAGTAGGTGGCCAATATCGAAGAAACATGTAA
- the purU gene encoding formyltetrahydrofolate deformylase, whose protein sequence is MNKITLLVHCKDRSNIIATVTNFIAKNEGNIVYLDQHVDRDQNVFFMRLEAEFFHDSFSTESFKEDFKTNLAEVFEMKWRIYSSHKKPKMALFISKYDHCLYDLLGRYNSGELNLEIPFIISNHLDLKPIADSFKIPFYHVPVTKDTKPEAEKAQLELLEKFEIDFIVLARYMQIISPKLIEKYQNKIINIHHSFLPAFVGAKPYHSAFKRGVKIIGATSHYVTEELDAGPIIDQGVTRVSHTHSIEDLIAKGRDLEKIVLANAVKLHTNRKVMVYNNKTVIFS, encoded by the coding sequence ATGAATAAAATTACACTTTTAGTACATTGTAAAGATCGATCAAATATAATTGCAACTGTAACTAATTTTATTGCCAAAAATGAAGGAAATATTGTTTATTTAGATCAACATGTAGATAGAGATCAAAATGTTTTTTTCATGCGACTTGAAGCCGAGTTTTTTCACGATTCTTTTTCTACCGAAAGCTTTAAAGAAGATTTTAAAACCAATTTAGCTGAAGTATTTGAAATGAAGTGGCGTATTTATTCTTCGCACAAAAAACCAAAAATGGCGCTATTTATTTCTAAGTACGACCATTGTTTGTACGATTTATTGGGTCGTTACAATTCTGGCGAACTCAATTTAGAAATTCCTTTTATAATTAGTAACCATCTAGATTTAAAACCAATTGCAGATAGCTTTAAAATACCATTTTATCACGTTCCAGTAACAAAAGATACAAAACCCGAAGCAGAAAAAGCGCAATTGGAATTGTTAGAAAAATTTGAGATTGATTTTATTGTATTGGCAAGGTATATGCAAATTATTTCTCCGAAATTGATAGAAAAATATCAAAACAAAATAATAAACATTCACCATTCGTTTTTACCTGCTTTTGTTGGCGCAAAACCTTATCATTCGGCATTTAAACGAGGCGTAAAAATAATTGGAGCGACTAGTCATTACGTAACAGAAGAACTAGATGCGGGCCCCATTATAGACCAAGGCGTTACCCGTGTTTCGCATACCCATTCTATAGAAGATTTAATTGCAAAAGGTAGAGATTTAGAAAAAATAGTACTGGCTAATGCTGTAAAATTACATACCAACAGAAAAGTGATGGTTTACAATAACAAAACAGTAATTTTTTCTTAA